In the Acidobacteriota bacterium genome, one interval contains:
- a CDS encoding arylsulfatase, whose translation MIGLIAAQGCPAKAPARPPNIVFILADDMGYSDLGCYGGEIETPNLNALAAGGLRFTQFYNTTRCWPTRAALLTGYYAQQVRRDVLPGHCGGGVTVRPEWAPLLPDLLEPAGYRSYHSGKWHIDGKVLDGGFDRSLDMRNDGNFFTAAGNAVDDQPIEPAADESGYYATTATVDHALDCLREHADAYPHRPFFHYIAFIAPHFPLHALPQDIARYRDRYLDGWDVMRQQRFARQREMGLVNTILSDLEREVGPPYHFPEALRKLGPGEINRPLPWNELTEEQQRFQATKMAIHAAMVDRMDREIGRVIEQLKAMGAFRNTLIFFASDNGASAEIMVRHGGHDPEAPPGSAATYLCLGPGFSSASNTPFRRHKTWVHEGGISTPLVAHWPEGIRARGELRHTPGHVIDIVPTILDAVGIRKPASLGGRAVPDAPGRSLLGTFAEDKAIDREFLWWLHEGNRAVRAGDWKLVASKGDPWELYDLSTDRAEARNLAQDDPGRVKALEAIWQRELEAMKRVAAYAKPSESDPAK comes from the coding sequence ATGATCGGCCTGATTGCGGCTCAGGGCTGCCCCGCAAAGGCGCCCGCCAGGCCGCCCAACATCGTCTTCATCCTGGCCGACGACATGGGGTATTCGGACCTGGGATGCTACGGCGGCGAAATCGAGACGCCGAATCTGAACGCCCTTGCTGCGGGGGGACTGCGTTTCACCCAGTTCTACAACACGACCCGGTGCTGGCCGACCCGGGCGGCTCTGCTGACCGGATATTACGCTCAGCAGGTCCGGCGCGACGTGCTGCCCGGTCACTGCGGAGGAGGCGTCACCGTCCGTCCGGAGTGGGCTCCGTTGCTGCCCGACCTGCTGGAACCGGCGGGCTATCGCAGCTACCACAGCGGCAAGTGGCATATCGACGGCAAGGTGCTGGACGGCGGCTTTGATCGTTCGCTCGACATGAGAAACGACGGCAACTTCTTCACCGCCGCCGGGAACGCCGTCGACGATCAACCGATCGAACCGGCCGCGGACGAGTCCGGGTATTACGCTACCACCGCCACCGTCGACCACGCCCTCGACTGTCTCCGGGAGCATGCGGACGCCTACCCTCATCGACCCTTCTTTCACTACATCGCGTTCATCGCGCCCCACTTCCCTCTCCATGCCCTGCCCCAGGACATCGCGCGGTACCGGGACCGGTACCTGGACGGCTGGGACGTCATGCGGCAGCAACGCTTCGCCCGGCAAAGAGAGATGGGACTGGTCAATACGATCCTGTCGGACCTGGAGAGAGAGGTCGGACCCCCGTATCACTTTCCGGAAGCCCTCCGGAAGCTGGGGCCCGGCGAGATCAACCGCCCGCTGCCGTGGAATGAGTTGACGGAGGAACAACAGCGTTTCCAGGCGACGAAGATGGCGATCCATGCGGCGATGGTGGATCGGATGGATCGTGAGATCGGCCGCGTGATCGAGCAGCTCAAGGCCATGGGCGCCTTCCGGAACACGCTCATCTTTTTCGCCTCCGACAACGGCGCCAGCGCCGAGATCATGGTGCGTCATGGCGGTCACGATCCGGAGGCCCCTCCCGGGAGCGCGGCCACTTATCTCTGTCTCGGCCCCGGTTTCTCCAGCGCCTCCAACACTCCGTTCCGGCGCCACAAGACCTGGGTCCACGAAGGCGGCATCAGCACGCCGCTGGTGGCGCACTGGCCCGAGGGGATCCGGGCCCGCGGCGAGCTCCGGCACACTCCGGGTCACGTGATCGACATCGTCCCCACCATCCTGGACGCCGTCGGCATCCGGAAACCGGCGAGTCTGGGCGGCCGGGCCGTCCCCGACGCTCCTGGCCGAAGCCTCCTGGGCACGTTTGCTGAAGACAAGGCCATCGATCGCGAATTCCTCTGGTGGCTGCACGAAGGAAATCGCGCGGTACGCGCCGGCGATTGGAAGCTGGTCGCCTCGAAGGGAGATCCGTGGGAGCTGTACGACCTGTCGACGGACCGTGCCGAGGCTCGAAACCTGGCTCAGGACGATCCCGGAAGAGTCAAGGCACTGGAAGCGATCTGGCAGCGCGAACTCGAAGCGATGAAGAGGGTGGCAGCCTACGCCAAGCCGAGTGAATCCGACCCTGCCAAGTGA
- a CDS encoding amidohydrolase family protein, producing the protein MPPQLVISNGTLLDGTGAPPRRADVAVSQGRISDVGDLGSVSDVPRLDASGLFVAPGFIDIHSHSDYSLVVDPRAVSAVSQGVTLEVIGNCGHGCAPVESVDLAASNIYGYQSSLGIPWKTMAQYLDHLESLEPALNVATLAANGNLRLATLGLADRPADPGELRQMEKLLAQALEEGAYGYSTGLEYNCEQGASEEEVAALCRVARKAGGFYATHTRNRAGEARETIAEAIRTAAAARIPLQISHIATVARLAPDSHWAVQQALDQVEDARARGQDVTFDQHTRIFGTTNLSTMLPQWALEGGPGAIAERLKDPRIRKKMSAHHSIIVSLAQRDWNRIVVFHSRALPEISQKSLAEIAETWNLEIFDAVCEILLAEIDDLHATMVICFAYEVADLHLPFASPHCMPGSDAIALAPDGPLKNETFHGAYTWAGYFYRTFVRDKGLLTPQEAVRRMTSFPAARLGVTDRGTIRKGIWADLAIFDPEAFTDCGTTFHPNQVCRGMVHVLVNGTPVLESGRLTGARTGRVLRSG; encoded by the coding sequence ATGCCGCCCCAACTGGTCATCTCCAACGGAACCCTGCTGGACGGGACCGGCGCCCCGCCAAGACGCGCCGACGTGGCAGTCTCCCAGGGCAGGATCTCGGACGTCGGAGATCTCGGATCCGTCTCCGACGTCCCCCGGCTCGACGCCTCCGGCCTCTTCGTCGCGCCCGGTTTCATCGACATCCACAGCCATTCCGACTACTCCCTGGTGGTGGACCCGCGGGCGGTCAGCGCCGTCAGCCAGGGGGTGACCCTTGAGGTGATCGGAAACTGCGGCCACGGCTGCGCCCCGGTGGAGAGCGTGGACTTGGCGGCCAGCAACATCTACGGCTACCAGTCCTCCCTGGGCATCCCCTGGAAGACCATGGCCCAGTACCTGGACCACCTGGAGTCCCTCGAACCGGCCCTCAACGTCGCCACCCTGGCCGCCAACGGCAACCTGCGCCTGGCCACGCTGGGCCTGGCGGACCGTCCTGCCGACCCGGGGGAGTTGAGGCAGATGGAGAAGTTGCTTGCCCAGGCCCTGGAGGAAGGGGCGTACGGATACTCCACCGGGCTGGAGTACAACTGCGAGCAGGGCGCCAGTGAAGAGGAGGTGGCGGCCCTGTGCCGGGTGGCCCGGAAGGCGGGCGGCTTCTACGCCACCCACACCCGGAACCGGGCGGGCGAGGCCAGGGAGACCATCGCCGAGGCGATCCGGACGGCCGCGGCGGCCCGGATCCCGCTGCAGATCTCGCACATCGCCACCGTGGCCCGGCTGGCGCCGGACAGCCACTGGGCGGTCCAGCAGGCCCTCGACCAGGTGGAGGACGCCCGCGCGCGCGGCCAGGACGTCACCTTCGACCAGCACACGCGCATCTTCGGCACCACCAACCTCAGCACCATGCTTCCCCAATGGGCCTTGGAGGGAGGACCCGGGGCCATCGCCGAACGGCTCAAGGACCCCCGGATCCGCAAGAAGATGAGCGCGCACCACAGCATCATCGTCTCTCTGGCTCAACGGGACTGGAACCGCATCGTGGTCTTCCACAGCCGCGCGCTGCCGGAGATCTCCCAGAAAAGCCTGGCCGAGATCGCCGAGACCTGGAACCTGGAGATCTTCGACGCGGTCTGCGAAATCCTGCTGGCCGAGATCGACGACCTGCACGCCACCATGGTCATCTGCTTCGCCTACGAAGTGGCGGACCTCCACCTGCCCTTCGCCAGTCCCCACTGCATGCCCGGCTCCGACGCCATCGCGCTGGCGCCGGACGGCCCCCTGAAGAACGAGACCTTTCACGGCGCCTACACCTGGGCCGGCTACTTCTACCGCACCTTCGTCCGGGACAAGGGTCTGCTCACTCCCCAGGAAGCCGTCCGCCGCATGACTTCATTCCCCGCCGCGCGCCTGGGTGTCACGGACCGGGGCACGATCCGGAAGGGCATCTGGGCCGATCTGGCCATCTTCGATCCCGAGGCCTTCACCGACTGCGGAACGACATTCCACCCGAACCAGGTCTGCCGGGGAATGGTCCACGTCCTGGTCAACGGAACGCCGGTCCTGGAGTCGGGACGGCTGACCGGGGCCAGGACGGGACGGGTGCTGCGCAGCGGATAG
- a CDS encoding MBL fold metallo-hydrolase, protein MRLTLLGTGTPTPSVKRAGSGYPVETESECFVFDCGPGSYRRFLETGKEPTEITQLFTTHWHYDHCIDLPHYVLQRWDKGRGKFPS, encoded by the coding sequence GTGAGACTGACTCTACTGGGGACCGGGACTCCGACACCTTCAGTCAAGCGGGCCGGTTCGGGCTACCCGGTGGAAACCGAGTCGGAATGTTTCGTGTTCGACTGCGGTCCCGGTTCCTACCGCCGTTTTCTGGAGACGGGGAAAGAGCCGACCGAGATCACACAACTTTTCACAACCCATTGGCATTACGATCATTGCATCGACCTTCCGCACTACGTTCTTCAGCGCTGGGACAAGGGGCGGGGAAAATTCCCGAGTTGA
- a CDS encoding MBL fold metallo-hydrolase, producing the protein MKIYGPRPIRRIAKALFEKDGIFDSDMEARTRNEMSVAIYRARGGTGARERPRPVIAEAESGSEFRGDDWMVRAIEVSHVQPYFAYRLESEGRSLVYSGDSGPTDRMVSFCERADVLIHMCHYLSGTELNEAMARGCGSPGMIGALARDAGVKIVVLTHFTGQIDGPGVREQVISEVHEIFQGTVIFGEDLIVVSRESMGRAGMLL; encoded by the coding sequence TTGAAGATTTATGGTCCCCGGCCGATCCGGCGAATCGCAAAAGCCCTATTCGAAAAAGACGGGATCTTCGATTCCGATATGGAGGCCAGGACCCGGAACGAAATGAGCGTGGCGATCTATCGCGCCCGCGGCGGAACCGGGGCGAGAGAACGTCCGCGGCCCGTCATTGCCGAAGCGGAAAGTGGATCCGAGTTCCGGGGAGACGACTGGATGGTCCGGGCTATCGAAGTTTCCCATGTTCAACCATACTTTGCCTATCGATTGGAATCGGAAGGGCGATCTCTGGTCTACAGTGGAGACTCCGGGCCCACCGATCGAATGGTCTCCTTTTGCGAACGTGCCGACGTGCTCATTCACATGTGCCACTACCTTTCCGGCACGGAACTCAACGAGGCCATGGCGAGGGGTTGTGGGAGCCCCGGAATGATCGGCGCTCTGGCCCGGGATGCGGGCGTCAAAATAGTCGTTCTGACCCATTTCACGGGACAGATCGACGGACCGGGCGTGCGGGAACAGGTCATCTCGGAGGTTCATGAGATTTTTCAGGGCACCGTCATATTTGGCGAAGATCTGATTGTGGTCTCCCGGGAATCGATGGGTCGCGCGGGTATGCTTCTCTGA
- a CDS encoding TonB-dependent receptor: MRSHYTANRGIWCLNWLVAIWVVVGGSALLWGQSSQSFVGTVKDDSGGVIPGVEVTARHTATDQTRTVVTNDTGDYLIAQLTNIGAYEIRAEMAGFKAAVAQNVLLETGSTVRVDLTMEVGAVAEVVTVSAGTQLVRSETSSLEIIVKDREITELPLFGRNFLDLTKTTAGVSTRAPAAMGYQETNLVVGAARARDNEYSIDGIRSMDDHNADMAVKPPLDSIAEFELVRNLYAAEHGRAMGAIVNVRTKSGSNDFHGSVYWFSRRGDWAAIPYFAASKPVYEQDDYGGSIGGPVWVPGLYDGTGKTFFFYNFEKFRSPSEDVKRGYMLDDAELAGDFSQSPWGLPVDPYTKEPYPNGVIPSSQFSAATQNMLQILPRPNQGFDGAYNYNGNFDASTFEPKHVIRIDHSFSDDFSIFSSTLWTTRAGVVAPAIDCGAGCERASDLSNNTDNVNSVLGGAWSITPEVIWEGRAGYAFHKGGYAQTNRSENYAKNFGMAFHPSDEDTHLHGVPRVNVRGFGSYFGLWATPFNERMSYNYQVSNSLSVHHGNHFIKIGADLLQDRHRAIGACGSTGQYWLGWGTDNGTTNQAADFLIGDYNFAGFQFTPQWRKSKRWRISFFIQDDWKVNPRLTVNIGLRHDWFAPFGPIGNARIARYDLVTDEVIYPADAHDQMTPDERAALLFPHRFDGPAQTFFDEDKDSFGPRLGIAYRPFGTGNMVVRAGYGIFYGSPQGFAVNRNSSSVAPWQAWLNLGAFGTTGGRVFLWDELQPEVSRLQYLTVGNIRMPENGFHNPYMQHWNLTIQKELPGSLAAEVGYIGSRGVHLEFEHRGQKFASLYGYDNFTLGNGLRISSSGHDSKYHAIQMTLERRFAAGLSFRTNYTLGSLHNDTPEHFDTTVGAAVEVRKEEEWGRGQGHMTHIVNLSGIYELPFGRQRLWGGDWNRIIDAVLGGWKVNFLLDANSGAPVNVLWGGVLRPDWAPNKGPDRLPKPSRQRWVDPTHFTARSGTGQGNVGRNIIDGPNFVNLDFGISKLFAIPGTETHTAEVRVEMANATNHPNLFVPSQRIDVSQPGTVTLRNAYPMRRIQLGIRYAF, from the coding sequence ATGAGAAGCCATTACACAGCTAACCGTGGCATCTGGTGTCTGAACTGGCTGGTCGCAATTTGGGTTGTGGTCGGCGGTTCTGCTTTGCTCTGGGGACAAAGTAGCCAAAGCTTTGTGGGAACGGTAAAGGATGATTCGGGAGGTGTGATTCCCGGAGTGGAGGTAACTGCCCGCCACACGGCAACCGATCAGACACGCACGGTTGTCACCAACGATACCGGGGACTACCTCATCGCCCAGCTGACCAACATCGGTGCCTATGAGATTCGTGCTGAGATGGCCGGATTCAAAGCTGCTGTCGCTCAGAATGTATTGTTGGAAACAGGCAGCACGGTGCGTGTCGACCTGACCATGGAAGTCGGGGCCGTAGCCGAAGTGGTCACCGTAAGTGCAGGGACCCAGCTTGTGCGGTCGGAGACATCCAGCCTGGAAATAATCGTCAAGGACCGTGAAATTACCGAGTTGCCGCTCTTCGGTCGAAACTTTTTAGACTTGACCAAGACCACCGCCGGAGTTTCCACTCGGGCACCCGCAGCAATGGGGTATCAGGAAACCAATCTCGTCGTGGGTGCGGCCCGTGCCCGTGACAACGAGTACAGTATCGACGGCATCCGCTCCATGGATGATCACAACGCGGACATGGCCGTTAAGCCCCCGCTCGACTCGATTGCCGAGTTCGAGCTGGTTCGCAACCTTTACGCGGCTGAACACGGGAGGGCCATGGGGGCCATTGTCAATGTTCGAACCAAGTCGGGAAGCAATGACTTCCACGGAAGCGTCTACTGGTTTTCCCGCCGCGGAGACTGGGCGGCCATTCCCTATTTCGCGGCATCCAAGCCGGTGTACGAGCAGGACGATTATGGAGGCAGTATTGGTGGCCCCGTTTGGGTACCGGGTTTGTACGACGGAACCGGCAAGACATTTTTCTTTTACAACTTTGAGAAGTTTCGAAGCCCCAGCGAGGACGTCAAGCGAGGTTACATGTTGGACGACGCCGAGTTGGCAGGGGACTTCTCCCAGTCCCCGTGGGGTCTGCCGGTGGATCCCTATACCAAGGAACCGTACCCCAACGGAGTGATTCCTTCATCGCAATTCAGTGCGGCGACGCAGAACATGCTCCAGATCCTGCCTCGTCCCAACCAGGGATTCGATGGTGCCTATAACTACAATGGCAACTTCGACGCCAGTACGTTTGAGCCGAAACACGTTATCCGAATCGACCACAGTTTCTCTGACGATTTCTCCATCTTCAGCTCAACCTTATGGACGACACGCGCGGGAGTGGTCGCCCCGGCCATCGATTGTGGCGCTGGTTGCGAACGTGCCAGCGACCTTTCCAATAACACCGACAATGTCAATTCGGTGCTGGGAGGGGCGTGGAGTATCACCCCGGAAGTGATCTGGGAGGGTCGTGCGGGCTATGCCTTTCACAAGGGAGGTTATGCCCAGACCAACAGGTCTGAGAATTATGCCAAGAACTTTGGTATGGCCTTTCATCCGTCCGATGAAGACACGCATCTTCACGGCGTCCCCCGCGTCAATGTGAGGGGCTTCGGCTCCTACTTCGGACTCTGGGCGACGCCGTTCAATGAACGGATGTCTTATAACTACCAAGTCTCTAACTCGCTCAGCGTCCACCACGGGAATCACTTCATCAAGATAGGGGCAGACCTGCTCCAGGATCGTCACCGCGCGATCGGGGCGTGCGGTTCAACCGGGCAGTACTGGCTGGGCTGGGGCACCGACAACGGGACCACGAACCAAGCCGCCGACTTCCTCATCGGCGACTATAATTTCGCCGGCTTTCAGTTCACTCCCCAGTGGAGAAAGAGCAAGAGGTGGAGAATTTCGTTCTTCATTCAGGACGATTGGAAGGTGAACCCCAGACTGACCGTCAACATCGGTCTGCGCCATGACTGGTTTGCTCCGTTTGGTCCTATCGGCAATGCCCGGATAGCCCGTTACGACCTCGTCACCGATGAAGTAATTTATCCGGCCGATGCCCATGACCAGATGACCCCCGATGAGCGGGCAGCATTGCTGTTCCCCCACCGGTTCGACGGCCCCGCGCAGACCTTCTTCGACGAGGACAAAGACAGTTTTGGACCTCGACTCGGAATCGCCTATCGTCCCTTCGGAACCGGCAATATGGTCGTCCGCGCCGGATACGGTATCTTTTACGGAAGCCCTCAGGGCTTTGCCGTCAATCGAAATTCGTCTTCAGTGGCTCCCTGGCAGGCGTGGCTCAATCTTGGAGCCTTTGGCACTACGGGTGGTCGCGTCTTCCTCTGGGACGAGCTACAGCCAGAGGTGTCAAGGCTGCAATACTTGACCGTCGGCAACATCCGCATGCCGGAAAACGGATTTCATAATCCCTATATGCAGCACTGGAACCTGACGATCCAAAAGGAACTGCCGGGCAGTCTGGCAGCGGAAGTGGGCTACATCGGCTCCCGCGGAGTTCATCTCGAGTTCGAGCACAGGGGACAGAAATTCGCATCCCTGTACGGATACGACAATTTCACACTGGGTAACGGACTCCGGATCAGCTCCAGTGGTCACGATAGCAAATATCATGCCATTCAGATGACGCTGGAGCGGCGCTTTGCGGCGGGACTCTCGTTTCGTACCAACTACACATTGGGTAGTCTGCATAATGATACACCGGAACATTTCGATACCACGGTCGGCGCCGCTGTGGAGGTCCGGAAGGAGGAGGAATGGGGTCGAGGCCAAGGCCATATGACACATATCGTCAATCTGTCGGGAATCTACGAGCTGCCGTTCGGTCGGCAGCGGCTGTGGGGCGGCGATTGGAATCGCATAATTGACGCTGTCCTGGGAGGCTGGAAGGTGAATTTCCTCCTCGACGCCAATTCCGGAGCACCCGTAAATGTGCTTTGGGGTGGTGTGCTGCGGCCGGATTGGGCACCGAACAAGGGGCCGGACAGACTACCGAAGCCGAGCCGACAGCGATGGGTTGATCCCACCCATTTTACGGCCCGGTCCGGAACAGGTCAGGGAAATGTGGGACGTAACATCATCGACGGACCCAACTTCGTCAACTTGGACTTTGGGATTTCGAAACTCTTCGCCATTCCGGGTACCGAGACCCATACGGCGGAAGTACGCGTTGAGATGGCCAACGCTACGAATCATCCGAATCTGTTCGTCCCGAGCCAGCGGATCGATGTCTCACAACCCGGAACCGTTACGCTGCGGAATGCCTATCCCATGCGGCGCATACAATTGGGTATCCGATACGCGTTCTGA
- a CDS encoding sialidase family protein — translation MKRVEIFSEGYFLSQPDENGAYPRHCQIVRLADDTLIASVGFHLEIGTGRSYSRIFRSDDRGSSWQDQGPMWDWHSSGKSGRLNVSRTRNGKLLGLGMLWDTPAAGETYYDRKTGGASHTELIFSVSDDQGVSWSPVRSIPMCYPEPPEVGGVICATRQGDWLAPFAPWLDHTGTNANQGKAAVMISHDQGESWPDFAEFMEDPSGKIAYQEVWVEEMADGGLLGIAYARDMEAGEDLPVQYSISRDGGKSFCSNRSTTLIGQTTAVHALPDGRVACAFNRRYGNPPGVGFATARPDEKGFHLEFEEILWKAVAGFREEDQDTEAMYWADFAFGEPRIATFSDGSFFVGFWCHEKDIHGSRYCHFRLR, via the coding sequence GTGAAGAGAGTTGAAATATTTTCAGAGGGCTATTTCTTAAGCCAGCCGGACGAAAACGGAGCCTATCCCAGGCACTGCCAGATCGTCCGCTTGGCGGACGACACTTTGATTGCGTCCGTCGGATTCCACCTCGAAATCGGAACCGGGCGCAGTTATAGCCGGATCTTCCGCTCTGACGATCGGGGGAGCAGTTGGCAAGATCAGGGCCCGATGTGGGACTGGCATTCGTCCGGGAAGAGCGGTCGGCTCAATGTGAGCCGGACCCGGAACGGGAAGTTGCTGGGATTAGGGATGCTCTGGGACACTCCCGCTGCCGGCGAGACCTACTATGACCGCAAGACTGGGGGAGCTTCCCACACTGAGCTGATCTTCTCCGTCTCAGATGATCAGGGTGTCAGCTGGAGTCCTGTCAGGTCCATTCCCATGTGTTATCCCGAGCCTCCCGAAGTGGGCGGAGTGATTTGTGCCACCCGGCAAGGAGACTGGCTGGCTCCTTTCGCGCCCTGGCTGGATCACACCGGCACGAACGCCAATCAGGGAAAAGCGGCCGTCATGATAAGCCATGATCAGGGAGAGAGTTGGCCCGATTTTGCCGAATTCATGGAGGATCCTTCCGGGAAAATTGCCTACCAAGAGGTGTGGGTGGAAGAGATGGCCGACGGCGGACTTCTCGGCATTGCTTATGCTCGTGATATGGAAGCGGGTGAAGACCTGCCTGTTCAATACAGTATTTCCCGGGACGGGGGCAAGAGCTTCTGCTCCAATCGATCCACCACGCTGATCGGCCAGACGACCGCTGTTCACGCACTCCCAGATGGCCGGGTAGCCTGTGCTTTCAACCGGCGGTACGGCAATCCTCCCGGTGTTGGGTTTGCCACCGCCCGTCCCGACGAAAAAGGTTTTCATCTTGAGTTCGAAGAAATCCTCTGGAAGGCAGTCGCCGGTTTCCGGGAGGAGGATCAGGATACGGAGGCCATGTACTGGGCCGACTTTGCCTTCGGAGAGCCCCGAATTGCGACCTTTTCTGACGGGTCTTTTTTCGTTGGGTTCTGGTGTCACGAGAAGGACATCCACGGTAGCCGTTACTGCCACTTCCGGCTTCGCTGA
- a CDS encoding sialidase family protein: MRDFLLRLRKPRVVAETASGHCWYPGLEKFSTGELMLNHSLNADVNTNLTNTQAVYVSTDEGLNFDFAYDVNGFHNGCGEPRISLPDGRIIGTSTYLKPDPAGQSRRFSAHRWTYDRGGKRYMVEPWGAVVEGLPRDVEPWPRESRTWWARINWFSDILELDQFVATISVRFEGDARWGTVAVASNDGGRHWRYLSTIAGPDSVPDAKEGFDEPCLVQLADGDLMCVSRVGTGEDQKLARAYSGDGGKSWSRVDRLPAYSVAPQLLRLANGALTLVTGRPGLFLWISGDSRGRKWESVDLMAHHNRTVPSSFQMNAKQTSAYIDLIEVSPNRVFLVYDRTPFGWEPVPPNSGERSRIYLLEVKIDRV; this comes from the coding sequence ATGAGAGACTTCCTACTGCGGCTGCGTAAACCTCGGGTAGTGGCCGAAACAGCGTCCGGACACTGCTGGTATCCGGGCCTGGAGAAGTTTTCGACTGGTGAGTTGATGCTCAATCATTCCTTGAACGCGGATGTCAATACCAATCTCACCAACACTCAGGCGGTTTACGTTTCCACCGACGAGGGGCTGAACTTTGATTTTGCTTACGATGTGAATGGATTTCACAACGGCTGCGGCGAGCCCAGGATCAGTCTGCCCGATGGCCGGATCATCGGCACTTCGACCTACTTGAAACCGGATCCCGCCGGACAGTCCCGCCGCTTCTCCGCACACCGATGGACATACGATCGGGGAGGGAAGCGCTATATGGTGGAGCCGTGGGGAGCTGTGGTGGAAGGACTGCCGCGTGATGTCGAACCCTGGCCCCGGGAGAGCCGCACCTGGTGGGCCCGAATTAACTGGTTCAGCGATATTCTGGAACTGGACCAATTCGTCGCTACGATCTCCGTGCGGTTCGAGGGTGACGCTCGGTGGGGCACCGTCGCAGTGGCCTCGAACGATGGAGGGCGTCACTGGCGCTATCTGTCCACAATCGCCGGACCCGACTCCGTACCCGATGCCAAGGAGGGCTTCGATGAGCCCTGCCTGGTGCAACTGGCAGACGGAGACCTGATGTGTGTGAGCCGAGTCGGTACCGGAGAAGATCAGAAGTTGGCGCGCGCCTACAGCGGTGACGGCGGAAAGAGTTGGTCTCGGGTGGACCGGCTGCCGGCTTACAGTGTCGCCCCCCAGTTGCTTCGACTGGCCAATGGTGCTTTGACGCTTGTGACGGGTCGGCCGGGACTCTTTTTATGGATTTCCGGCGATTCCCGTGGCCGGAAGTGGGAATCCGTCGACCTCATGGCTCATCACAATCGAACGGTTCCAAGTTCCTTTCAGATGAATGCAAAACAGACATCGGCGTACATCGATCTGATCGAGGTCTCTCCGAACCGGGTTTTCCTGGTTTACGACCGGACTCCGTTCGGCTGGGAACCGGTTCCTCCCAATTCCGGCGAGCGCAGCCGAATCTATCTGTTGGAAGTCAAGATCGATCGGGTCTAG
- a CDS encoding metallophosphoesterase: MSLTFIHITDTHLGTTCDELVYFYAPGQALKAVLKQIAADGAYDASLIVDTGDMIRDWSHPSAYETGKKIYGLEEKSPAPGPLRMRAEGMDLPWYYVPGNVDNRPECRKRLFAPDPGTALFNYTWKAQGIRFLSLDWGASGTNRYTLTSQSFNWLKKQLNQSCPTVILTHHPPVSIGIPMFDEMTPPDLNRLHELIAGSPVLAIFHGHTHHPWENRIDGIPVFGTGSVTYRRCLHHNYEQGMVLEIHPPQYRVVTIHSDGSVSAPIHEVPWRS; encoded by the coding sequence ATGTCCTTGACCTTCATTCACATCACCGACACCCATCTGGGAACCACTTGCGACGAGCTGGTTTATTTTTACGCTCCCGGACAGGCCTTGAAGGCGGTATTGAAGCAAATCGCAGCCGATGGTGCTTATGATGCCTCTTTAATCGTCGATACTGGGGATATGATTCGGGACTGGTCGCATCCTTCGGCCTATGAAACAGGCAAAAAGATCTATGGTTTAGAAGAAAAGTCACCAGCTCCCGGACCTCTCAGGATGCGTGCCGAAGGAATGGATCTGCCCTGGTATTATGTTCCGGGGAATGTCGACAACCGCCCAGAGTGCCGGAAAAGGCTATTTGCTCCAGATCCCGGAACGGCACTTTTCAACTACACGTGGAAGGCGCAGGGAATTCGCTTTCTCAGCCTGGACTGGGGAGCGTCCGGGACCAATCGTTACACGTTGACTTCCCAGTCCTTTAACTGGCTAAAGAAGCAACTGAATCAGAGCTGCCCTACTGTCATTCTCACCCATCACCCTCCCGTGTCCATAGGCATTCCGATGTTTGACGAAATGACACCGCCGGATCTGAACCGTCTCCACGAACTCATTGCCGGTTCCCCGGTGCTGGCCATCTTTCACGGACACACCCACCATCCGTGGGAGAATCGGATTGACGGGATCCCGGTATTCGGAACCGGCTCGGTGACCTACAGGCGCTGTTTGCATCACAACTACGAGCAGGGCATGGTGCTGGAGATCCATCCCCCACAGTATCGGGTCGTGACCATACACAGTGACGGTTCGGTGTCTGCCCCGATTCACGAAGTACCCTGGCGATCATGA